TTTAAAGCTGAAAATCCCGATATGTCTGATAGTGATTGGCGCAGGGCTTTAAAAAATGATATTACACCTATTCAAAATCCTGCAAAAGAAGTAATCAGCTTACCTGATGGTCTTTCACAACTGCATAACCAGCAGTATGAATACAATAAAGCATCACAATATTTAAGTGATGTGAGAAAAAAAGAACAGGCCATTTATTCAGATGATAGTTTATCGGCAGCAGTTAAGAGAGGAAAGATTAACGAGCTTCAATTTGAAGCTACTCAATATATAAAGCAGTTTAACAGTACAGGAAGTGCCGGAGATGTAGGAAGCAGTAATACACAAAGTAACAATACGCAAAGTACAGGTTTTGGAAGTGGTACTTCATTTTTTGGAAATACAAAGAAAAAATCTACTAGGAAAAAATCCACTGGAAAATCAATGCAACCAGCACAATTTGGGCAGTAGCAATCTTTTATATCATAAAGGCTGAAATAGTCTTTTTTATTTTGCCTAAAAACAGGAGGTTTGATATGGAAAATGAAATACTTAAAATTGCAGTTAACCAAGGGCTTTGGGCAGTGCTATTCGTAGTGCTGCTTTTTTATATTCTGAAAAAACAAGAGGAGCGTGATAAAAAGGCAGAAGAAAGAGAAGAGAGGTACCAGGACATAATTTCAAAACTTACAGATAAATTTAATATTCTGGAAGATGTTAAAAAAGATGTGGCAGAGGTAAAAGATAGAATATTTAAATAAGGAGGTCTTATAATGCTGAATGGAATTGACATATACGAAGGTGACAATATTTCTGATTGGAACTTAATTAAGCAAAATTATGATGTAGTAATACAAAAAGCTACTCAAGGAACTGGACATACTGACAGGCTCTTACATTACAGGTACCCCAAAATTAAAAATGCAGGACTAAAAATTGGATTTTATCATTTTGCTCAATATAATTCTAGAAATCCAATTGAGGAAGCTCAACATTTTTTAAATGCTATAAAAGAATTAGAAAGTGACACAGTTTTGTTTTTAGATATAGAGATAGAGGATAAATGGGACAAACAGGTTGCGATAAATTTTGCCAATGCTTTCATTAAATATGTACAAAGTCAAGGTTATGGCATTGGTATTTATACAGGCTATTATTTCTATAAAGATTACTTGAAAGGGAATATACCTGAGGTACCTTTATGGATTGCAAGCTATGGAAAAGAGCCTCCTACTTATCCAGAAGATTCATGGCAGTACTCAGAGAATGGACAAATTTTAGGTGCTATTGGGAAGGTAGACTTAAATTATTTCAATGAGAATATATTATTAAGTAATGGAGGCATTAAAAAAGTGGAAAGCATAGTTGTATATCATTATGGGGCAGACGAACATAGTGCTGAAATATTGGCTGATTTTCTACAATGTCCTACAATTTCTAGCGATAAAAAGTTTGATTATAGTTGTGTAAAGAATGTTTATGGAGTTGGTTGTAAGAAAGAAGATTATACAAGCTATTTGACAAAATTAATTAGTGGTGTAGATAAATATGGAACTTGCAGAGCAGTCTTAGATTTTATTGCTAATGGAGGTAAATAATTATGGATATAAATATAATAACTAGTTTAGTAAGTGTAATGGTTGGCGGAGCTATAGGATATATAGCTCCTAAAATTAAACTTAACAAAAATATAGAAGACAATATTAATACAGGATTAGCTGAGGCTGACAATTTAATAAGTACAGCAAAAGCTATAGCTCCAAATTCTAAAGTTGTGAATATAATTGATTTTATAGAAAAGAGGGCTGAAAAAGAAGTCCAAAATGCTGAACAATTAGCTCATACAGGAGATTTACAATCAAATGAGGAAAAATTCAAATCTGCACAAGATGGTATATATAATTCATTAGAATTGATTGGGGTTAAACCAGATAGTAAATGGAGAAAAGTTATTGATGATAGTATTCAAAGTGCTGTAAATCAATTAGGACATAAAGCAGTCCCAGAGATTGAAAAAGATAAGAAAATAAATGAATTGCAACAGCAGTTACAGTTGATGCAAGCAAGAAATAATCAATTGCAACAAACTATAGCTCAGATAAATGAAAGTACTTCACAAGTTAAGATACAGTCTCAATCTGTACAACCAGTGGAGAAGTAAATTCAAGCCTAGTGGGTAATGAACTGCACCTTGTCAAGTAGACAGCATAAAAAGAAAAAAATTTAATGGGTTGGGTTCTTTACAGAATCCAGTCTTTTTTTATGAAACAATACAACTTAGTAAATATTTATTGTATGATGGCGACAATTTGTTCAGTTTTTATTTGCGATTTATACTCGCTATTTTTATACCGTTATTATTGAAAAAGTACGATTAAAAAACATAAAATGTGATATAATAATTTTAAAAGAAGCCGTTACGGTTTTTTAAATCAGATTGTTTTTAATTAATCAAAGTGCACTCAATGGGATGGGTACATTTTAATTTTTTGAATGATTATTTCTATCATCATCAACGGTAATAGAAATAACTTTAAGTTTAGAGTGGAAACTATTCTGGAAAAATTATAAATTAGTAATATATATGTATAAATATTACTAAATGTTTATCAAATTACCTAGAGTAATTTTTATAGTAATGCATAAACTTTAAATATAACTAGTAAAGTTTACTATAAAAAAGGAGTGAGTACTATGTCATATAGTAACAAACCAGTAGTTCCACAAGCTAAAGCAGCATTAAATCAGTTTAAAATGGAATCAGCTAAAGAAGTTGGAGTAAACTTAAAAAATGGCTATAATGGAGACCTAACTTCCAGAGAAGCTGGATCTATAGGTGGAAACATGGTTAAAAAAATGATTCAGACATATGAACAAAATTTAAAATAAATATATAGCAAAAACCTGTGCTTTAAATTAGGGCACAGGTTTTATTATTATTTGTCAAGATATGGATTTATTAATAAAATGATAGCATTAAATAGGAATTTATTCAATAGGTAATAGCATATAAATATATATAGAACTTAGATTAATCCTCAGTTAAGCATATCTTTTTCAATATAATTTAATTATTTTTAAAATTTTATCAAATTCACAAATTATTATTTTTTAATTTTTCCATAATTATGGTGTGCTGTGATATAATGTATTTAATAGCAGCAAATCATGTTATGTAACTTACCTTCTCCCGTAAATGCTATATGAGTGGATTGCAGGTATAATGGGTTGACACAATGGGAGGAGGTAATATGAATGAGCTTTTTCTTTTTGTGCATTATAGTGCTTTCTATAACTGAAGTATCAAGTTTGTGTATTTTATCAGTATTCTGTTATAAACAAGATAAAATTAAAATGTTGTTTGAAAGTAAGACAAGT
The genomic region above belongs to Clostridium sp. AWRP and contains:
- a CDS encoding BhlA/UviB family holin-like peptide — translated: MENEILKIAVNQGLWAVLFVVLLFYILKKQEERDKKAEEREERYQDIISKLTDKFNILEDVKKDVAEVKDRIFK
- a CDS encoding GH25 family lysozyme yields the protein MLNGIDIYEGDNISDWNLIKQNYDVVIQKATQGTGHTDRLLHYRYPKIKNAGLKIGFYHFAQYNSRNPIEEAQHFLNAIKELESDTVLFLDIEIEDKWDKQVAINFANAFIKYVQSQGYGIGIYTGYYFYKDYLKGNIPEVPLWIASYGKEPPTYPEDSWQYSENGQILGAIGKVDLNYFNENILLSNGGIKKVESIVVYHYGADEHSAEILADFLQCPTISSDKKFDYSCVKNVYGVGCKKEDYTSYLTKLISGVDKYGTCRAVLDFIANGGK
- a CDS encoding alpha/beta-type small acid-soluble spore protein codes for the protein MSYSNKPVVPQAKAALNQFKMESAKEVGVNLKNGYNGDLTSREAGSIGGNMVKKMIQTYEQNLK